The region CGATCAGGACATGATCGCCGTGGAACTGAGTGGGCACCTGGAAATGATGGTCGTGGCGTCCCCGGCGTACATTGAGCAATTCGGCACGCCGCACACGCCTCACGATTTGAGCGAGCATCAGTGCCTGTCCTATCGCTGGCCCACCGACGGCAGCCTGTATCGCTGGGAGTTCGAGCGTGCAGGCGAACGGCTCGCGATCTCGGTCAACGGCCCGCTGGTGGTCACCGAGCCGGAAATGCTCACCCGCGTCGCGCTTGAAGGTGCGGGCATCGCGTATCTGTTTGAGCATCAGGTTCGAGAGCACATTAGCGCTGGCCGGTTGGTCCATCTGCTTCAGGACTGGACGCCAGCCTTTCCGGGTTTTTACCTGTACTACCCAAGTCAGCGGCAAATGGCCCCGGCGCTGCGGGCGTTTCTGGACTTTGTGAAGAAGCCTTTGCGGCCGGATTCCTGATACTTGCTATAGCGGTGCATCAGTCACCATCGAGTTTAAATGGTGGTCAGTCATCGCGAGCAGGCTTGCACACGGGGGATCACATTCCAGTGTGGGAGCGAGCCTGCTCGCGAATAGCCGTGCCTCGATCTCCCGGGCTTATCCCCCATGACAGCAGCTAGAGGGCGATTTGCTTTCATACCGATCGTGATGCCTCACCCACTCCATGATTTCCTCTTCATTGCGGCCCTTGGGCGTGAGGTCCAGGTAGTTGTAGGCGCCCACCAACATGTCCAGGCCCCGGGCGTAGGTGGAATAGGTGTGGAAGATGTCGCCGGCGTCGTTTCGATAAAACACGCTGAGGCCGGGGAGTTCTTCTTCGGCACCGTCGGATTTTTCGTAGTTGTAGGTAGCCGTGCCTGCGGCGACCTCTTCGGCTCGGGCCGACACGCCAAAGTCGTAGTTGAAGTCGCTGTTTTCGGACGATACCCAGTCGAACTTCCAGCCCATGCGTTGCTTGAAGGCCTGGAATTCGGCGAGCGGTGCGTGGGAAACCGCCACTACTGCCACGTCATGATGGGCCAGGTGCTGGTTGGCACCGTCGATGTGGTCGGACAAAAACGAGCAACCGGGGCAGCCTTCATCCCAGCCTGGGGCGAACATGAAGTGGTAGATGACCAACTGGTTGCGACCGCCGAACAGGTCGGCCAGTTTCTGTTCGCCATGGGTGCTTTGAAAGCGGTAGTCCTTGTCGATTTTCACCCAGGGCAGGGCGCGACGCTCAGCGCTGAGTTTGTCGCGTTCCTTGGTGAAGGCTTTTTCGTTGGCCAGGTGTTGTTTGCGGGCGGCGAGCCATTCTTCTCGCGATACGACCGGATGATTCTGAATGTTCATGGGGGTTTCTCCTGCGCGGTGCTGGGAGGCGACGTACACAGCCTAGTCGTTTGACCTATGCAAAATTCGACATACCGCCGATCGGTGCCGTTCAAAACCTCGGCTGAACGGCTTCCCGCCGTGTCGGTCACAACCTATGAAGGCCATCACACTCACTGGCTTTGGAGGTTGAATCAGGATGACGACTTATAACTGGGATTTGATTGAACGCTTGCTGCACGAAGTGCAGAACAGTGCCGGCCATAGCTTTACTCCAAGGCCCTACGCTGAACAGCTTTCGGCGGAAAAGGCGGAAGAGGGCGAGCTAATTGGCAACCTCGACCACCTGAAAGTGATCGCCACCGAGTACGAAAAGTTGCTGCTGGATCGTGGCTTTATCGCATCGCGACCTGAGGACGAGGGGGAAATGGCGAGAACTTCGTTTTGACGCCTCGTGGCTCGAGTTTGTTGAGCCTGATCGACAGCAGCATTCCGGGTAATGACCATCCGCGGCAGGTGTTGGATGAGCAGCAGGATGCGCTGGATGAGGTGACGTTTGATGAGGTGGCGTCGAAGGCGCAGATTGCCTGATTTCCTGCAAACAGCAAAAGATCGCAGCCTTCGGCAGCTCCTACAGGCGTACACAAAACACTGGAGCTGCCGAAGGCTGCGATCTTTTGATCTTGTTTTTACCCCTGCTGCACCGCCTTCAAACATTTCAAATCAGTGAAGTCCTTCCTTACCCCATCAATCTTCTTCAACAACCGCTGACGCTGAGCCGGTGTGCTCTCGGCCATCAAATCCACCAGCAACCCCCGCGCTTGAGCCTCGGTGTTGGCGTAGGCCAAGCGGTAATCCGCTGTCCACAAACTCTCGCGATTGACCAGAAGTGTCTCGATTCGCTGTGGGAATTCTGGACTATGGCGCTGCGCGACTGCCGCACTGAACTGTTTTTGCCAATGGACACGGTTGGCGATCCATTGCTGATTCTGGTCACCCAAGGCGTTCGACCAGGCCACAACCCGTTGTTGCTGACTGGGGTTGAGCGGGCCGAGCCAGTCGTTCAGACGTTTGTTCATGCGCACGCCACGCTCCTTGATTTGCTGATCAAGGGACGGCTTGAGGTATTCCTCCTGACGTTTGCGCTGGTCCTTGGCGAAGGCATCGTTCATCTCCGCCACCTGCTGGTCATCCAGCCCCTGCAACAACTCGATGGCGGATGGGGTTATTTCCCGAGCGGTCTGGGCGATGGCTTTTTTGGCTTCCTGGGTGCGGGCCTGCAGCGCTTCGTCAGTGACTTGATTGGTCTCGACCATGGCCTGCAAACGGTCCAGCCAATCCAGGTAGCCCGGCAGTTGGGTCGTGCAGTGCCAGCTCAGATGCTCCTTGAGGCGCTCGTTGAACCAGCCTTTTTGCTCGCCGTTCATGTCCAGATAGTCGCTGAGCGTCCACGGAATGATCACGTCGAGATTGCGGTACGCCAGCCCCACGCGGCTACATGCGCCGAGGGCGAGGGAGAGGGTAATCAGGACGGCAATGTGTTTAAACCAGCGCGACATGGGCGAGTCCTTGCGAAGGCCTGGCTTCTTTGATGAGGGTCTTTATGTGAACGCAAGATAAGCCCGGCAGTTCAAGCCGATCAATAAAAGCTGCGTTCAGCCTTGAGGGTCACTAGCCCATCGCACTGGCTGTTGTGCCCTGAGTAGGCGGAGCATTCACTGCCGCTGAGGTTGGAATCGCTGTAGATCAGGTTCAGGTCGACCCCCATGAACGCACGGGACAGTTGCAACGACCAATCGTTGAAACTGCTGACCGAGCCTCCGTCGACGGAGACCGGTGAATTGAGCTGGTGGGTGGTGTATTTCAGGCTGATCCCGATTCCGAACGGCTGATTGCCACCCAGATCGGCAAACACGGTGCTGTTCTGTTTGTCCGGGTCGTCGCTGAAGGCTGCGCCGAAACGGCTGCCCAGGAAGGTCAAGCCACCGAACAGCTCCTGGCTGTCGAGCGTGTCCAGTTTTGGATAGCTGTAATGGATCATGCCGACTTCGTAGCCGAGGGTGTGATCGAAAGGCTGTTTAAAGCCCATGTAGGAATCGACTTCAAGGTTACTGCCCGGGGTCAACCCTGCGCTTGGTGACCATTGGCCGACGTAGAATCCGCTGTCATGGCTCAAGTCGAGGCCGCCATGGAATGAGCCGGTACTGGCGGGCTTGACCAACCCCTGAGCCATGCTGCGGCTGGGAGTGGTGCCGAGTTTGAGGTCGAAGTCGCCCAGTTCGCGCTGGAAGATTTGCGCATTGGCAACCGGGCACGACAGCAGAAGGCTGCAGAGCAATAAACAGGAGGGTTTGAACATGCGTCACTCCATGATCAGCGAGGGAGCAGTCATCAAAGTCTGCTGAAACGCTTAATCTAGACGTGTGCAAGCATACCGGCGAATGCTCGGCATCGAGGGCCGTTCGTCGATTTTTGGAATATTGATGGGTTTTTCGGGGTGTTGCGGGAGGGTTCCAGTCCAAGCGCTTCGAAGCTCAAAGCGCTTATGGACCAGTTAAAGCACCGTGTTACTTTTTGCCGAGCGTGATTTGCTTGGACGGGCCGAATGTCTGGCCGCTGACGCCTTTGGCAATTTGCTGGATTTCACCGCCGGACTTGAGGAACGCAGCAATCTGGTTGTTGATCGATTCGCTGGTTTCAACGGCTGGAGCTGGCTTTGCTTTGCTGTTGGATGCTTTTACACGCATGGCGGCCATTAACCTGTAGAAAATTAACTTGGCCAGGCATCGTACAGGAAATACTTGACAATTGCTTGGTAAATATCCCCCTGAAATAACCTGGGCCATCACTCGATTATTCACAAGTTATTGTTCGAAATACCCGGCTAAGCTGCTGTTTTAAATAAGAAGACAGCTGGAAAAATATCGCCTTCGGCTCGACGGATGATGGCCATTGGCGCCAGGTCAGTCTGACGAGCGGCCGCGAGCCTGGCGCCAAAACCCAGGAAAATTAAGGCCTTCGGAGGATTTTCTCGCGCCACCGGGCTGGCCGGCGAGCGCAGCCCGTAAAACCGGGTAGAATGCCGCCCACGCAATGAGGGTATTGGAAATGGCTTTAGTCGGGCGCTACAACAGTTTGCAAGTGGTTAAACACACTAACTTCGGTTTATATCTGGACGGTGGCGCGGATGGTGAAATCCTTCTGCCTAATCGTTATATCCCCAAAGATATTCCCAGCGAAGATGAAGACTGGCTCAACGTTTTTGTTTATCTGGACAGCGATGACAAACTCATCGCAACTACCGAAACGCCGAAAGTTCAGGTCGGTGAATTCGCCAGTTTGAAAGTCGTTGAAGTCAACAGCATCGGCGTGTTCCTGGATTGGGGTCTGCCGAAGGACCTGTTGCTGCCGTACTCCGAAGAAAAACGCCAGATGACCGCCGGCGAATATGTGGTGGTGCACGTCTACCTCGACAAGCACACCCGCCGCATCACTGCGACCGCGCGTCTGGACCGTTACCTGGACAAGACCCCGGCCAGCTACACCCCGGGCCAGGAAGTTGATTTGCTGGTTGCCGAAGCCACGGACATGGGTTTCAAGGCAATTATCAACAACAAGCACTGGGGCCTGATTCACAAGAACGAAATCTTCAAGTTCATGCGCGCCGGTAAAGAAGAGAAGGGCTTTATCAAAGAAGTCCGTACCGACGGCAAGATCAGCCTGAGCCTGCAACCGGTCGGCGAAGAAGCCGCCACCAGCCTGAACTCGAAGATCCTCGCCAAGCTGCGCGACAACAACGGTACCTTGCCGATCAGCGACAAGAGCGATCCGACCCTGATCAGCAGTATGTTCGGCGTCAGCAAAGGCAACTTCAAGAAGGCTATCGGCGCGTTGTACAAGAACGGCCAGATCGTCATTCATGCGGATCGCATTGAACTAAGCTGACCTCGCATCGGCTCCTGTAGGAGCTGCCGAAGGCTGCGATCTTTTGATCTTGATCTTATAAAGTCAAAAGATCGCAGCCTGCGGCAGCTCCTACACGGAGTTCACATGAGGTCGGGTGCTATGAAAAAAGCCTTGTTCGCCTACGCCGGCACCTTGCTGGCGTTTCTCCTGCTCGACGGCCTCTGGCTCGGCGTGTTGATGGCCCCGACTTACCGGGCGCTGCTCGGACCCCTGATGCTCGATCAACCGCTGCTGGTTCCGGCAGCGGTGTTCTATCTCCTTTATGTAATCGGTTGTGTGGTGTTCGTGGTATTGCCCGCGAGTACCTGGCAGCGAGCTGCGCGGATGGGCGCGTTATTGGGGTTGGTGGCTTACGGCACTTATGACTTGAGTAACTGGGCGACGCTGAACGGCTGGTCGGCGCAGTTGGCGGTGATGGATATGGCGTGGGGCACCTTGGCCACCTGCATTGCATGCACGGTCGGGTATTGGGTTGCGCGCAAGGCGCCGTGATCTGAGTTGTTTGCAATGACGCCTTCGCGAGCAAGCCCGCTCCCACAGCGGATCTGTATTTGGCCTAAGTTCTTCATTCCACATAAATCCCTGTGGGAGCGAGCCTGCTCGTGATTGACTGCATAGCAGTCACTCCATTCCAGTTGTATACAGAAAATCCTGCACTGTTTGCAGGCGCTAGCGCCCTGTACATGGGCAATTTCCCTTCCTATATGATTTTGAAATCAGTCCATGTTCCGGACTGAAAGCCAGCTCTGTCACAGCTTTCACACCTATGGCACGCATTCTGCGTAGCAACCCGTATACAAACCATGCCAGCTCCCGTACGCAGTGTGGTCGCCACATCAATCCCGGGGGCCGCGCCTGTACTGACGAGGAGCCCCGCGATGACCGAGCAAGTGCCCAACGGCTACAGCCCACGCCTGTATAACCAGGACTTGGGGCCGCTGCCGCAGAAATGGAATTGGTACAACATCTTCGCCTTCTGGATGAGCGACGTGCACAGCGTCGGTGGTTATGTGTTCGCCGCCAGCCTGTTCGCCCTCGGGCTGGCCAGTTGGCAGGTGTTGATCGCCTTGCTCGGCGGGATCTGCATCGTGCAATTGATCGCTAACCTGGTTGCCAAACCAAGCCAGCAAGCGGCGGTGCCTTACCCGGTAATTTGCCGACTCGCATTCGGGGTGTTCGGGGCGAATATTCCTGCGGTCATCCGCGGCCTTATCGCAGTCGCCTGGTATGGGATTCAGACATATTTGGCGTCTAGTGCACTGATCATCGTTGTGCTGCGGTTTTTTCCTACGATGGCGGCGTACGCCGAACCGCATTTCGCCGGTTTGTCCTACCTCGGCTGGTTCGGTTTCCTCAGCCTGTGGTTCGTTCAGGCGCTGGTGTTCTGGACCGGCATGGAATCGATCCGCCGCTTTATCGATTGGGCAGGGCCGGTGGTTTATGGCGTGATGTTCATGCTCGCGGGCTGGATCGTCTGGAAGGCTGGCTGGAGCAACATCAGCTTCACCCTCGCGGAAAAATCCCTGTCCGGCTGGGAGGCTTTCGGACAAGTCATCGTCGCGACGGCGTTGGTGGTGTCGTACTTTTCCGGGCCGACCCTGAACTTCGGTGATTTCAGTCGCTACTGCCGCAGCATGAAGGACGTGCGCCGGGGCAATTTCTGGGGCTTGCCGGTGAATTTTCTGGCGTTCTCGCTGGTGACGGTGGTCATCGTCTCCGGCACCTTGCCGGTGTTCGGTGAAATGCTCCACGACCCGATCGCCACCGTGGCCCGCATCGACAACAGCGTAGCGGTGCTGCTCGGTGCGTTTGCTTTCGTAACCGCCACCATTGGCATCAATATCGTCGCCAACTTCGTGTCCCCGGCGTTCGACTTCGCCAACGTCGCCCCGAGCAAAATCAGCTGGCGTGCCGGCGGCATGATCGCGGCGGTGGCATCGATCTTCATCACCCCGTGGAACCTGTTCAACAACCCCGACGTGATCCATTACACCCTCGATGTACTCGCGGCGTTTATCGGGCCTTTGTTCGGAATTCTGCTGGTGGATTACTACCTGATCAAAAAGCAGCAGATCGATGTGGACGCGCTGTTCAATGACGGTCCCAGCGGGAAGTATTACTACAGCGGCGGGGTCAATTGGACGGCGGTCAAGGCGCTGATTCCTGCAACGTTGTTGGGCGTGGCGATTACCTTCACCCCGGTCCTGCAACCGATGGCCAACTTCGCCTGGTTTACCGGATGCTTCCTGGGCGGGGCGATTTACTTCCTTTTGGCTTGGCGCGAGCAGACCCAGCAAGCAGCAGTGGTCGCCACGACGGGATAACGCAATCCCCTTGTGGGAGCGGCGGTGCGACGATTCGACTTGCTCGCGAAAGCGGTGTGTCAGTAGACATTTCTATTAACTGACACAGTCACTTCGCGAGCAAGCCCGCTCCCACAGGGAATTTAAAGGTCTCTGGCAGGCGGCATTTTCTGGCCATCTGGTTGATAATCGACAGCATAATTTTTCGCCCCCGACCTTGAGTCGGGGGCTTTGCTTTTACTGTCGAGTCACTGCCATGGATTGTGTTGTCGAGGTGTTCCGGTGAGCGCCACCCGGCGTAGCGCCGATAAATTTGCCCTGCAAGTGATGATCGGGCTGTGCCTGATCTGGGGCGTGCAACAAGTGATGATCAAGTGGGCAGCGCCCGACATCGCGCCGGTCATGCAGGCTGCCGGGCGCTCGGGTATTTCTGCGTTGCTTGTAGGACTTCTCATCTGCTGGAAGGGCGGTTGGGATCAGGTCAGCACAACCTGGCGCGGTGGACTACTGGCCGGTGCGCTGTTTGGCCTGGAGTTCTTCTTCATTTCCGAAGGCCTGCAACTGACCACCGCTGCGCACATGTCGGTGTTTCTCTACACCGCACCGATCTTCACCGCGTTGGGCGTTCACTGGCTGTTGCCGAGTGAGCGTTTAAGGCCGGTGCAATGGTTGGGGATTTTTCTCGCATTCGTCGGGATCGCCATCGCGTTTGCCGGCGGTGTGTCCTGGGACAACCTCGACCACCGCATGTTGATGGGCGATGCCTTGGGCGTGTTGGCCGGTGCCAGTTGGGGTGCGACCACCGTGGTGGTGCGTGCTTCGCGCCTGTCGGAAGCGCCGGTGACCCTGACCCTGTTCTATCAACTGATCGTCGGTTTTGTCGGCCTGTTGCTGATCGCCATCCTTAGCGGCCAGGTGACCCACGTCAGCCTGACCACCGTGGCGGTGGCCAGTGTGCTGTTCCAGGGCCTGGTGGTGTCGTTCTTCAGTTACCTGACCTGGTTCTGGCTGTTGCGCCGTTATCTGGCGGCCAACCTTGCGGTGTTCTCGTTTATGACGCCGCTGTTCGGCGTCACGTTCGGCGTGGTGTTGCTGGGTGAAGACCTGAGCCTCAACTTTGTGGTCGGCGCGGTGCTGGTGCTGCTCGGCATCACGTTTGTCAGCGCTGAACAGTGGGTGCGCCGTCGTTTGCGCAAAGCCCTCGGCCAGCAGTGAGTGGGCCCAGCAGCAAACCGCCTGCGATCAGCAAACCGCTTCCGGCGATCACCAGCGCGGGTTGCAAACCGCCACTGAAATGGCTGCTCAATGCGGCCAGCAACGGCCCGCTGAGCTGACCCACGGCAAAGCACGCGGTCAGCAGCCCGGCGTTGCGCTGGGTGGCGTGGGGTGCCAGTTCCCGGGAGCGTTGCATCACCAATTGCATGCAGGCCAGGAACGGCGTGCCGCAGAGGATCACGCCCAACGCCAGGCCCGGGCCGCTGCCCAGCAAGCAGGCGAACACCCCAGCGGCTTGCAGCCACAACGTCGCCATCAACCAGTGCCGCGTGGCGTTCGGGTTGTGCCGGCGCAAACTCACCAGCAACACCCCGGCCGCCGCCGCGAGACCGAAGCACGGCCAGAACAGATCGGCCATCCACTGACCGTGGAACTGCGCGTTGGCCATTTGCGAGAGAAACGTGGCCGGGATGATGTAGCCCAAACCGTACAAGGCGTAGATCACCCCTAAACGGCCGATGCCTTGATTGCCTGATGTATTGGCCGTCGGTGTTGGTGCTGCGGCAGTCGATTGTGGCAGGAACGGCAGGATGACCAGCAGCATCACCAGCGCGACAGCGGCATACACCAGCCACAAGGTCGCGGAGGATTGCCCGAGGAGGTTCGAGCCCAAGGCCAGCAACCCCGTCAGAAAAATCCCCAACCCCGGTCCGGCAAACACCAGCGCGCCAAGCCGTGGACGACCGGCCGCGGCTGCCAGTGGCTGGCTCAATGCGGTGATCATCACCAACACCCAGGCGCTGGCGACGCCGGTGCCGAAGCGCAGCAGCAGATGAGACCAGAAACCGTTGGCCCAGAACGACGCCAGGGTCAGCAGCACACAGAGCCATAAGCCACCGAGCAGGCGCCGGCGGACTTGCTCGGGGCGGCGCGAGAACATCGCGTCCACCGCACCGAGGAAGTAGCCGAGGTAGTTGGCCGCAGCAATCAGACCGGCGGCGGTCAGGTCGATCTGCCCTTCGCTGAGCAGGTGCGGAAGTTGCGGCGTCAGGGCGAAACGCCCGATGCCCATGGCCATCATCAGGGCGATGAAGCTGGCGATTAAGCGAATCAGAGGGGACATGGTCTGAATTCCATTCGAGGATCAATGACCGTCAGGCTAGGACTGATTGACTTTCTTTTAAAATGAATAATAGTGAGTGACTTGTTCTGTATTGGAGAATGGTGTGGAATTCAGCCAATTGCGGATTTTCCAGGCTGTGGCGCAAGAGGGCTCGATCACTCGCGCTGCCGAACGCCTGCACCGGGTGCCGTCGAATCTGTCGACTCGGCTCAAACAACTGGAAGAGCAACTCGGTGTCGAACTTTTCCTTCGCGAGCGTCAGCGTTTGCAGTTGTCGCCTGCGGGAAAAGTCCTGCTGGATTACACCGCCAAGCTGTTTGCCCTGCACGACGAAGCCAGCGCGGCGGTGCAGGGCGGGCAACCGGCCGGTGACTTTGTGCTCGGCACCATGTACAGCACGGCGGCTATCCACCTTCCGGGGCTGTTGGCGCGCTATCACCGCACGTACCCGGCGGTGAACCTGCAAGTGCAGTCCGGTCCCAGCGGCGAATTGCTCGAAGGTTTGCTCACCGGGCGTCTCGATGCGGCACTGGTGGACGGTCCGCTGGAACTCGCGGGCCTCGACGGCGTGCCGTTTTGCGACGAACGGCTGGTGTTGATCAGCGAGGCCGATCACCCGCCGATCCACAGTGCGCTGGATGTGGAAGGGCGTTCAGTGTTCACCTTCCGGCAGGGTTGTTCCTACCGGATGCGCCTGGAGGCCTGGTTCGCCCATTACCACGCGGCCATGGGCCGGGCGATGGAGATCGAGTCTTATCCGGGGATGCTCGCCTGTGTGATCGCTGGCTCCGGCGTGGCGTTGATGTCGGAGTCGATGCTCGCCAGCCTGCCGGGTCGAGAAAGGGTGGCGGTGCACCCGCTGGCCGAGCCATTTGCCAGCGCCACCACGTGGCTGATGTGGCGTAAAGGCATGCTCGGGGCGAACTTGAACGCGTGGCTTGAGCAGCAGCAAGCGGTCTATCCGGCGCTGCCGAGTCAGGCTCGGGCGACGGCTTGAACTAACGGTCAGCTATTTGGATCAATTCAGTAACAGATCATTGCGATCTTGGGCGAGCATTGCGTAGGACTTCGGACTATTATCAGTGCGAAGTGGCTACAGAATTCCGGCCACTCGGCACTACCCTGAAGGGGGCACCATGAAAGAGAAAATCCAAAACTGGCTGCATGACCTGGGTGTCGCACTCGGTTTGATCGAACCGCCTCTGCAACCTGTGCCTATTCGCACTGACGACGAACAGCGTCGACGCCAGCAGCGCCGCCGGTAACTGCCAGAACGGAGCCTGCGGCAAGTGGGCTTGTTGTGGCGAGGGGCTTGCCCCCGTCCGGCTGCGTAGCAGTCGTAAATCGGCTGCCTCGGTCAATCTGATTCAACTTGGGTGAATGGTTTTGGGGCTGCTCCGCAGCCCAACGGGGCAAGCCCCCTCGCCACAAAAGCGGCCCTTGCCAGAGATTTCGGGTGTATTTGGCAACTCCTCTCAATCCCGTCCGATTTTCACCAGAAACCGACTCAAATCATTCGCTGTCCTGGCGGTCTTGAGCATCCGGTCTTCCTCCGCC is a window of Pseudomonas sp. 10S4 DNA encoding:
- a CDS encoding LysR family transcriptional regulator, which translates into the protein MRGSEYAQLRAFVAVVEHGSFVRAAAHLGMSASALSQTIRQLEERLDVRLLNRTTRSVSPSDAGARLLLRLQPALNEVDAALAGVTQTPGTPSGRLRINAPRVAAIHYLAPLIGPFLNTYPGVSLDIVTDERLVDMVAGGFDVGIRLGESLDQDMIAVELSGHLEMMVVASPAYIEQFGTPHTPHDLSEHQCLSYRWPTDGSLYRWEFERAGERLAISVNGPLVVTEPEMLTRVALEGAGIAYLFEHQVREHISAGRLVHLLQDWTPAFPGFYLYYPSQRQMAPALRAFLDFVKKPLRPDS
- a CDS encoding DUF899 domain-containing protein produces the protein MNIQNHPVVSREEWLAARKQHLANEKAFTKERDKLSAERRALPWVKIDKDYRFQSTHGEQKLADLFGGRNQLVIYHFMFAPGWDEGCPGCSFLSDHIDGANQHLAHHDVAVVAVSHAPLAEFQAFKQRMGWKFDWVSSENSDFNYDFGVSARAEEVAAGTATYNYEKSDGAEEELPGLSVFYRNDAGDIFHTYSTYARGLDMLVGAYNYLDLTPKGRNEEEIMEWVRHHDRYESKSPSSCCHGG
- a CDS encoding DUF6279 family lipoprotein is translated as MSRWFKHIAVLITLSLALGACSRVGLAYRNLDVIIPWTLSDYLDMNGEQKGWFNERLKEHLSWHCTTQLPGYLDWLDRLQAMVETNQVTDEALQARTQEAKKAIAQTAREITPSAIELLQGLDDQQVAEMNDAFAKDQRKRQEEYLKPSLDQQIKERGVRMNKRLNDWLGPLNPSQQQRVVAWSNALGDQNQQWIANRVHWQKQFSAAVAQRHSPEFPQRIETLLVNRESLWTADYRLAYANTEAQARGLLVDLMAESTPAQRQRLLKKIDGVRKDFTDLKCLKAVQQG
- a CDS encoding TorF family putative porin — protein: MFKPSCLLLCSLLLSCPVANAQIFQRELGDFDLKLGTTPSRSMAQGLVKPASTGSFHGGLDLSHDSGFYVGQWSPSAGLTPGSNLEVDSYMGFKQPFDHTLGYEVGMIHYSYPKLDTLDSQELFGGLTFLGSRFGAAFSDDPDKQNSTVFADLGGNQPFGIGISLKYTTHQLNSPVSVDGGSVSSFNDWSLQLSRAFMGVDLNLIYSDSNLSGSECSAYSGHNSQCDGLVTLKAERSFY
- a CDS encoding S1 RNA-binding domain-containing protein translates to MALVGRYNSLQVVKHTNFGLYLDGGADGEILLPNRYIPKDIPSEDEDWLNVFVYLDSDDKLIATTETPKVQVGEFASLKVVEVNSIGVFLDWGLPKDLLLPYSEEKRQMTAGEYVVVHVYLDKHTRRITATARLDRYLDKTPASYTPGQEVDLLVAEATDMGFKAIINNKHWGLIHKNEIFKFMRAGKEEKGFIKEVRTDGKISLSLQPVGEEAATSLNSKILAKLRDNNGTLPISDKSDPTLISSMFGVSKGNFKKAIGALYKNGQIVIHADRIELS
- a CDS encoding DUF2177 family protein codes for the protein MKKALFAYAGTLLAFLLLDGLWLGVLMAPTYRALLGPLMLDQPLLVPAAVFYLLYVIGCVVFVVLPASTWQRAARMGALLGLVAYGTYDLSNWATLNGWSAQLAVMDMAWGTLATCIACTVGYWVARKAP
- a CDS encoding NCS1 family nucleobase:cation symporter-1, whose amino-acid sequence is MTEQVPNGYSPRLYNQDLGPLPQKWNWYNIFAFWMSDVHSVGGYVFAASLFALGLASWQVLIALLGGICIVQLIANLVAKPSQQAAVPYPVICRLAFGVFGANIPAVIRGLIAVAWYGIQTYLASSALIIVVLRFFPTMAAYAEPHFAGLSYLGWFGFLSLWFVQALVFWTGMESIRRFIDWAGPVVYGVMFMLAGWIVWKAGWSNISFTLAEKSLSGWEAFGQVIVATALVVSYFSGPTLNFGDFSRYCRSMKDVRRGNFWGLPVNFLAFSLVTVVIVSGTLPVFGEMLHDPIATVARIDNSVAVLLGAFAFVTATIGINIVANFVSPAFDFANVAPSKISWRAGGMIAAVASIFITPWNLFNNPDVIHYTLDVLAAFIGPLFGILLVDYYLIKKQQIDVDALFNDGPSGKYYYSGGVNWTAVKALIPATLLGVAITFTPVLQPMANFAWFTGCFLGGAIYFLLAWREQTQQAAVVATTG
- a CDS encoding DMT family transporter, with translation MSATRRSADKFALQVMIGLCLIWGVQQVMIKWAAPDIAPVMQAAGRSGISALLVGLLICWKGGWDQVSTTWRGGLLAGALFGLEFFFISEGLQLTTAAHMSVFLYTAPIFTALGVHWLLPSERLRPVQWLGIFLAFVGIAIAFAGGVSWDNLDHRMLMGDALGVLAGASWGATTVVVRASRLSEAPVTLTLFYQLIVGFVGLLLIAILSGQVTHVSLTTVAVASVLFQGLVVSFFSYLTWFWLLRRYLAANLAVFSFMTPLFGVTFGVVLLGEDLSLNFVVGAVLVLLGITFVSAEQWVRRRLRKALGQQ
- a CDS encoding MFS transporter, with amino-acid sequence MSPLIRLIASFIALMMAMGIGRFALTPQLPHLLSEGQIDLTAAGLIAAANYLGYFLGAVDAMFSRRPEQVRRRLLGGLWLCVLLTLASFWANGFWSHLLLRFGTGVASAWVLVMITALSQPLAAAAGRPRLGALVFAGPGLGIFLTGLLALGSNLLGQSSATLWLVYAAVALVMLLVILPFLPQSTAAAPTPTANTSGNQGIGRLGVIYALYGLGYIIPATFLSQMANAQFHGQWMADLFWPCFGLAAAAGVLLVSLRRHNPNATRHWLMATLWLQAAGVFACLLGSGPGLALGVILCGTPFLACMQLVMQRSRELAPHATQRNAGLLTACFAVGQLSGPLLAALSSHFSGGLQPALVIAGSGLLIAGGLLLGPLTAGRGLCANDGAPTVQR
- the ptrR gene encoding putrescine utilization regulator PtrR, with translation MEFSQLRIFQAVAQEGSITRAAERLHRVPSNLSTRLKQLEEQLGVELFLRERQRLQLSPAGKVLLDYTAKLFALHDEASAAVQGGQPAGDFVLGTMYSTAAIHLPGLLARYHRTYPAVNLQVQSGPSGELLEGLLTGRLDAALVDGPLELAGLDGVPFCDERLVLISEADHPPIHSALDVEGRSVFTFRQGCSYRMRLEAWFAHYHAAMGRAMEIESYPGMLACVIAGSGVALMSESMLASLPGRERVAVHPLAEPFASATTWLMWRKGMLGANLNAWLEQQQAVYPALPSQARATA
- a CDS encoding PA1414 family protein — its product is MKEKIQNWLHDLGVALGLIEPPLQPVPIRTDDEQRRRQQRRR